One genomic segment of Ferrimonas sp. YFM includes these proteins:
- a CDS encoding cytochrome c3 family protein: MKGWKIKASLAALVCAWTGSAVAADAAQSDQGYKQSPQAQMIFANPDGTEEAKGVKTLHDYIIQEKELWDFLFENHPVFKTYAPEGRMVGKPHISDRGEEYLHTGNSEDYSDKIGRPMAVQYRLGAKSILDYPNKFIGPEKCGECHGVQYEKWKRSRHAKTVRFPEEVVEAGGDLKKGMFGTDVPILPQGITEDAIYAVIGTPRTKYGFIDAWLVRGSYHVKDGLLRDGTGTLHAGGNQFSVNWLTFLTPEKAREIKEVIPEFPAVMEEFGYSGSDVWGVNSYGAKKDKMFLFQPASSYCEVCHTFKFDFQDKQEYFDALGDPQKLREHTISKGIACEECHGAGAHLDGGVGGGMPSNCERCHQRFNYVAEMAEGPNAKPEDAFTVKMKGACPSCGTEGGQMFNSAHYDKGMRCTTCHDPHEVTDGSYLSHVTKTKIKKVCADCHETQAEFHASSKPHGEAECSSCHMPNMGSCEKFTAIQFPDEAGFDNVRASHIWNIKVSPTKKTLNPPEGKPRTSATKGWTVAQDEDGYSYLDLMWTCARTSALDRTVVSGKGCHSQFQSELDEGLHFEDQMEIYGEVMEWQEPVKETHAKVVKQLQRIDELMNVTRLSVSEKAKVLMMVDKARESAAKIEKDGSWGVHGPSMAQRMMNDAWIYVQEAQAIMDDAGYDKE; this comes from the coding sequence ATGAAAGGCTGGAAAATAAAGGCGTCTTTGGCCGCCCTGGTCTGTGCATGGACTGGTTCAGCGGTAGCGGCAGATGCCGCCCAAAGTGACCAGGGCTATAAGCAGTCCCCCCAGGCCCAGATGATCTTCGCCAACCCTGACGGGACTGAAGAGGCGAAGGGGGTGAAGACCCTGCATGATTACATCATCCAGGAGAAGGAGCTGTGGGACTTCCTGTTTGAGAACCACCCAGTGTTTAAGACCTACGCCCCTGAGGGCCGGATGGTGGGTAAGCCCCACATCTCCGACCGTGGCGAGGAGTATCTGCACACGGGTAACTCAGAGGACTACAGTGACAAGATTGGTCGTCCCATGGCGGTTCAGTATCGCCTGGGTGCCAAGTCCATTCTGGATTACCCCAACAAGTTTATTGGCCCTGAGAAGTGCGGCGAATGCCACGGCGTTCAGTACGAGAAGTGGAAGCGCTCCCGTCACGCCAAGACCGTACGTTTCCCCGAGGAAGTCGTCGAAGCTGGCGGTGACCTGAAGAAGGGGATGTTCGGCACCGATGTGCCCATTTTGCCTCAAGGTATCACCGAAGACGCCATCTACGCGGTTATTGGTACTCCAAGAACCAAGTACGGCTTCATCGATGCCTGGCTGGTTCGTGGCTCCTACCACGTAAAAGATGGTCTGCTGCGCGATGGCACCGGGACTCTGCACGCCGGTGGCAACCAGTTCTCGGTGAACTGGCTGACCTTCCTGACCCCGGAGAAGGCCCGTGAAATCAAGGAGGTGATCCCTGAATTCCCGGCAGTGATGGAGGAGTTTGGTTACTCCGGATCTGACGTATGGGGTGTGAACTCCTACGGCGCCAAGAAGGACAAGATGTTCCTGTTCCAGCCTGCGTCCTCCTACTGCGAGGTGTGCCACACCTTCAAGTTCGACTTCCAGGACAAGCAGGAGTACTTCGACGCCCTGGGTGATCCTCAGAAACTGCGTGAGCACACCATCTCCAAGGGTATCGCCTGTGAAGAGTGTCACGGCGCCGGTGCCCACCTCGATGGTGGTGTCGGTGGCGGCATGCCTTCCAACTGTGAACGCTGTCACCAGCGCTTCAACTATGTGGCGGAAATGGCCGAAGGCCCCAATGCCAAGCCTGAAGATGCCTTCACCGTGAAGATGAAGGGGGCCTGCCCATCCTGCGGTACCGAAGGTGGCCAGATGTTCAACTCTGCCCACTATGACAAGGGCATGCGTTGTACCACCTGTCACGATCCACACGAGGTTACCGACGGCAGCTACCTGTCCCACGTGACCAAGACCAAGATCAAGAAGGTGTGTGCCGACTGTCACGAGACTCAGGCCGAGTTCCACGCCAGCTCCAAGCCACACGGCGAAGCCGAGTGCTCCTCCTGTCACATGCCCAACATGGGCAGCTGCGAGAAGTTCACCGCCATCCAGTTCCCCGATGAGGCCGGCTTCGACAACGTTCGTGCCTCCCACATCTGGAACATCAAGGTCTCTCCCACCAAGAAGACCCTGAACCCGCCGGAAGGCAAGCCTCGCACCTCCGCCACCAAGGGCTGGACCGTGGCTCAGGATGAAGACGGCTACTCCTACCTGGATCTGATGTGGACCTGTGCCCGCACCTCCGCCCTGGACCGTACTGTGGTCAGCGGCAAAGGCTGCCACAGCCAGTTCCAGTCTGAGCTCGACGAAGGCCTGCACTTCGAAGACCAGATGGAGATCTACGGCGAAGTAATGGAGTGGCAGGAGCCCGTTAAGGAGACCCACGCCAAGGTGGTTAAGCAGCTTCAGCGTATCGATGAGCTGATGAATGTGACCCGCCTGTCCGTTTCCGAGAAGGCCAAGGTACTGATGATGGTCGATAAGGCCCGTGAGTCCGCCGCCAAGATCGAGAAAGACGGCTCCTGGGGTGTCCACGGACCCTCCATGGCGCAGCGCATGATGAACGATGCCTGGATCTACGTTCAGGAAGCTCAGGCCATCATGGATGACGCCGGTTACGACAAAGAGTAA
- a CDS encoding DEAD/DEAH box helicase, whose translation MSDTTIDFAGLNLPAPLLAAVTDLGFTAPTPIQAQAIPYMIEGNDILGEAQTGTGKTAAFGLPGLARIDPSQRHIQMLVLAPTRELAIQVAKSLEEFAVNLRGLRVTTLYGGQPYGPQLRDLERGCQVVVATPGRLMDHIRRGSIDLEKVSCCVLDEADEMLNMGFLEDIEWILEHLDSETQMALFSATMPQQIRRIAQRFLKDPKHVKIAADVNAKANITQKAWKVTGVSKQTALERLAETLPYDAMIVFVRTRGDTVDLAAHLNGLGFKAAALNGDMSQQQREHTVAQLHKGRISILIATDVVARGLDVPRITHVVNYDLPMDSESYVHRIGRTGRAGREGEAILFARPREMRLLRTYERQTKGTIIPMDLPTAEELGRHRVGRLQEELTTCIDERDLEELKGMLTEMAEKTEKDILSLAAALLFERQRKKPLKPKPDPEPRFERRERSERRDRDGDDRRPRRENINFDTYRLAVGREHGAQVKDIVGALANELQLESRLIGQIRLFDAHTLVQLPQNMPPYVQNDMRKIRIRNRQIDGQITSEQIPPRDRDDNRRPRRDGEFRGRRDGEFRGRRNDGDSRGRRNDGEFRGRREDGEFRPRRNDGEFRPRRNDGEFRGRREDGEFRGRRNEGGYQGKRQRREFND comes from the coding sequence ATGTCTGATACCACTATTGATTTCGCTGGCTTAAATCTGCCGGCTCCTCTGCTTGCGGCCGTTACTGACCTGGGCTTTACCGCCCCCACACCGATTCAGGCCCAAGCCATCCCTTACATGATTGAGGGCAACGACATCCTGGGTGAAGCCCAGACCGGTACCGGTAAAACCGCTGCCTTTGGTCTGCCCGGGCTGGCCCGCATAGATCCCAGCCAGCGCCACATTCAGATGCTGGTGCTCGCCCCGACCCGTGAACTGGCAATTCAGGTTGCCAAATCCCTGGAAGAGTTCGCTGTAAACCTGCGCGGCCTGCGCGTCACCACCCTGTACGGTGGCCAGCCCTACGGCCCTCAGCTGCGTGATCTGGAGCGCGGCTGTCAGGTAGTCGTGGCTACTCCCGGCCGCCTGATGGACCACATTCGTCGCGGTAGCATCGACCTGGAGAAGGTTAGCTGCTGCGTACTGGACGAAGCAGATGAGATGCTCAACATGGGCTTCCTCGAAGATATCGAGTGGATCCTGGAGCACCTGGACTCTGAGACTCAGATGGCACTGTTCTCCGCCACCATGCCTCAGCAGATCCGTCGCATCGCCCAGCGCTTCCTGAAAGATCCCAAGCACGTCAAGATCGCTGCAGATGTAAACGCAAAGGCCAACATTACCCAGAAAGCCTGGAAAGTTACCGGCGTTTCCAAGCAGACTGCCCTGGAGCGTCTGGCAGAGACTCTGCCCTACGACGCCATGATCGTGTTTGTCCGTACCCGTGGTGACACCGTCGACCTGGCCGCCCACCTGAACGGCCTGGGCTTCAAGGCCGCCGCCCTCAACGGTGACATGAGCCAGCAGCAGCGTGAGCACACCGTTGCCCAGCTGCACAAAGGTCGTATCTCCATCCTGATCGCCACCGACGTAGTCGCCCGTGGTCTGGATGTGCCTCGTATCACCCACGTAGTGAACTACGACCTGCCCATGGACTCCGAGTCCTACGTACACCGTATCGGCCGTACCGGTCGTGCCGGTCGTGAAGGTGAAGCGATTCTGTTCGCCCGTCCTCGCGAAATGCGTCTGCTCCGCACCTATGAGCGCCAGACCAAGGGCACCATCATCCCCATGGATCTGCCGACCGCTGAAGAGCTGGGCCGTCACCGGGTTGGCCGCCTGCAGGAGGAACTGACCACCTGCATCGACGAGCGAGACCTGGAAGAGCTGAAGGGTATGCTGACCGAAATGGCCGAGAAGACCGAGAAGGACATTCTCAGCCTGGCCGCCGCCCTGCTGTTTGAACGCCAGCGTAAGAAGCCTCTGAAGCCTAAGCCAGATCCAGAGCCTCGTTTCGAGCGCCGCGAGCGTTCCGAACGTCGTGACCGCGATGGTGATGATCGTCGCCCACGTCGCGAGAACATCAACTTCGACACCTACCGTCTGGCCGTTGGCCGTGAGCATGGCGCCCAGGTGAAGGACATCGTCGGCGCCCTGGCCAACGAACTGCAGCTGGAGAGCCGTCTCATCGGTCAGATCCGCCTGTTCGATGCCCACACTCTGGTGCAGCTGCCGCAGAACATGCCTCCTTACGTTCAGAACGACATGCGTAAGATCCGCATCCGCAACCGCCAGATCGACGGTCAGATCACCTCTGAGCAGATCCCGCCTCGGGATCGTGATGACAACCGTCGTCCTCGTCGCGATGGTGAGTTCCGCGGTCGCCGTGACGGTGAATTCCGTGGTCGTCGCAACGACGGCGACTCCCGTGGTCGCCGCAACGACGGTGAGTTCCGTGGTCGTCGCGAAGATGGTGAGTTCCGCCCTCGTCGTAACGACGGTGAATTCCGCCCTCGTCGCAACGACGGCGAATTCCGTGGCCGCCGCGAAGACGGTGAGTTCCGTGGTCGCCGCAACGAAGGCGGTTACCAGGGCAAGCGCCAGCGTCGCGAATTCAACGACTAA
- a CDS encoding outer membrane beta-barrel protein, which translates to MNKSLSALTLGLLLAFATTSAQAKDEGFYMGASLGSATIEQDGADPDLGDFDFDENDFAWKIFGGYQFSGLLAIEGGYVDLGSPSDSGTKIDPYGLDLFAVAGIPLGPVRVFGKLGGIYWDSDIDIGDTSSSDDGFDAAGGVGLEFELGSFALRGEVEYLDVLDGTWMYTIGATITF; encoded by the coding sequence ATGAACAAATCACTAAGTGCATTGACACTGGGCCTGCTGTTGGCCTTTGCTACCACCTCTGCCCAAGCTAAAGATGAAGGCTTCTATATGGGCGCATCCCTGGGCTCCGCCACCATAGAACAGGATGGTGCCGATCCGGATCTGGGCGACTTCGATTTCGATGAAAACGACTTTGCCTGGAAAATCTTCGGCGGCTACCAGTTCAGTGGTCTGCTGGCCATCGAAGGCGGCTACGTAGATCTGGGTTCCCCTTCCGACTCTGGCACCAAGATCGACCCCTATGGGCTGGATCTCTTCGCCGTTGCCGGCATCCCCCTAGGCCCGGTGAGGGTCTTCGGCAAGCTAGGTGGCATCTACTGGGACTCTGACATCGACATCGGTGATACCAGTAGCAGTGATGACGGCTTTGACGCCGCCGGCGGCGTAGGTCTGGAGTTCGAACTGGGCAGCTTCGCACTTCGTGGCGAAGTGGAGTATCTGGATGTGCTCGATGGCACCTGGATGTACACCATAGGCGCCACCATCACCTTCTAA
- a CDS encoding winged helix-turn-helix domain-containing protein has product MSFAEAAVLSYLMQHQDEICTKEVLLQEGWPDRVVAPSSLIQCVSTLRKKLELFPEVNLKTVARRGYQVVVASARPLAEEPSAESLNEVVEPQVVSHRTKPLIAVGAIAATLVMAALVYLLLPRFHASNSVSDWTWIEQGELRIGSETGPTELLASSDQARPELARWQRHFDTSSTRAIIRDYKAFALTDGKTDSISICPGFDGNCPGKDIININFPTTEKVKMDLPVFFELAKIMEQRIRYNRIELPTVPFHQGELTEHMYSADVYFPRNDQLLVRVDHNISLVYKDESKGLFFASFCVTDQDCLTSPIKYNFEGEFTRFTADIGGHKVDVFKIETQSRNLLKPEKVTQAALPFYRELRRQSLSEEPLYFYRFYQDEHSAAWVIPFYGYSMAWMKKSTMAM; this is encoded by the coding sequence TTGTCCTTTGCCGAGGCCGCAGTACTCAGCTATCTGATGCAGCATCAGGATGAGATTTGCACCAAGGAGGTGCTGCTTCAGGAGGGGTGGCCCGATCGGGTGGTGGCTCCCTCGTCGCTGATCCAGTGTGTCAGCACCCTGCGAAAAAAGCTGGAACTCTTCCCCGAAGTAAACCTGAAGACGGTGGCTCGCCGCGGCTATCAGGTGGTGGTTGCCAGTGCCCGGCCGTTGGCGGAAGAGCCTTCTGCTGAATCCTTGAACGAGGTGGTCGAGCCTCAGGTTGTTTCTCACCGAACTAAGCCGTTGATTGCCGTTGGCGCCATCGCCGCCACCCTGGTGATGGCGGCTCTGGTTTACCTGCTGTTGCCAAGGTTCCACGCCAGCAACTCTGTCAGTGACTGGACCTGGATAGAGCAGGGGGAGCTTCGAATCGGCAGTGAAACCGGCCCCACAGAGCTGCTGGCCTCCAGTGATCAGGCCCGGCCTGAGCTGGCTCGCTGGCAACGGCATTTTGATACCAGCTCCACCAGGGCGATCATCAGGGACTACAAGGCGTTTGCCCTGACCGATGGCAAGACCGATTCCATCTCCATCTGCCCCGGTTTTGACGGCAACTGCCCAGGTAAGGACATCATCAATATCAACTTCCCCACCACCGAAAAGGTGAAGATGGACTTGCCGGTGTTCTTCGAGCTGGCGAAGATCATGGAGCAGCGCATCAGGTATAACCGTATTGAGCTGCCGACGGTTCCCTTCCACCAGGGGGAGCTGACCGAACACATGTACAGTGCGGATGTCTATTTCCCCAGAAACGATCAGCTGTTGGTGCGGGTCGATCACAACATCTCACTGGTCTACAAGGATGAGTCCAAGGGGCTGTTCTTCGCCTCTTTCTGCGTCACCGATCAGGACTGCCTGACTTCGCCTATCAAGTACAACTTCGAGGGTGAGTTCACTCGCTTTACCGCAGACATAGGCGGTCACAAGGTGGATGTGTTCAAGATTGAAACTCAGTCCCGTAACCTGCTGAAACCGGAGAAGGTGACTCAGGCTGCGCTGCCATTTTACCGGGAGCTGCGCCGCCAGAGCCTGTCCGAAGAGCCTCTCTATTTCTATCGCTTCTATCAGGATGAGCACTCCGCTGCCTGGGTGATCCCCTTTTATGGCTACTCCATGGCGTGGATGAAAAAATCCACCATGGCGATGTAA
- a CDS encoding TlpA disulfide reductase family protein, with product MKALTLTATLFTSLVLLPQASASNLEKVYGTGDPIPKPMIMNKFVEFTNARKPPELVFHARDGAPVSMNQHRGNLTLINIWASWCGPCLKELPSLDQMEKEYQGQPLAVVPVSIDEQSPDEVYKILANYQLQGIETLFDADHSMHGVMPVNVVPATYVLDGNGNIVGFVRGYLDWEDPEVAPYLDKLIAKYSAAKPQS from the coding sequence ATGAAAGCCCTGACCCTGACCGCCACCCTGTTCACCTCCCTGGTGCTGCTGCCTCAAGCAAGCGCTTCAAACCTGGAGAAGGTATACGGGACCGGCGACCCCATCCCCAAACCGATGATCATGAATAAGTTTGTGGAGTTCACCAACGCCCGCAAACCTCCCGAGCTGGTGTTTCATGCCCGTGACGGTGCCCCGGTATCCATGAATCAGCACAGGGGCAACCTGACCCTGATTAACATCTGGGCCAGCTGGTGTGGTCCCTGCCTGAAAGAGCTGCCCTCCCTGGATCAGATGGAAAAGGAGTACCAGGGACAGCCCCTGGCCGTGGTGCCGGTCTCCATTGACGAACAGAGCCCGGATGAGGTCTACAAGATCCTGGCCAACTACCAGTTGCAAGGCATCGAGACCCTGTTCGATGCTGACCACAGCATGCACGGCGTGATGCCGGTAAACGTGGTGCCCGCCACCTATGTGCTCGACGGCAATGGCAACATCGTCGGTTTCGTCCGCGGCTACCTGGACTGGGAGGACCCGGAAGTCGCCCCATACCTGGATAAACTGATTGCCAAGTACAGCGCGGCCAAGCCACAAAGTTAA
- a CDS encoding cytochrome c-type biogenesis protein CcmH yields MRVVVLFCLSLLCLPLHAAASDGNDLSQRVERLATSLRCPASVNQTLADSEAAIAFELKGLIAQQLKEGRQEEQVVQYLVERYGEQIRYQPGLAGATAPLWLMPVLLVGLLLMVVVWPRMLRRPPGLGE; encoded by the coding sequence ATGAGAGTTGTTGTTCTGTTCTGCCTGTCACTGCTTTGCCTGCCGCTTCACGCAGCCGCCTCAGACGGCAATGACCTGAGCCAACGAGTGGAGCGCCTGGCCACCAGCCTGCGCTGTCCCGCTTCGGTCAACCAGACCCTGGCTGACTCAGAAGCGGCCATCGCCTTTGAACTCAAGGGACTCATTGCCCAGCAGCTCAAGGAGGGTCGGCAGGAGGAGCAAGTCGTCCAATATCTGGTGGAACGCTATGGCGAACAGATCCGCTACCAGCCAGGACTTGCCGGGGCTACCGCCCCGCTGTGGCTGATGCCAGTGCTGCTGGTCGGTCTGTTGCTGATGGTAGTGGTCTGGCCCCGCATGCTGCGCCGCCCACCAGGACTAGGAGAGTAA
- a CDS encoding rhodanese-like domain-containing protein produces the protein MREAHTMRYPIAAATALSLLMAAPVLAGGADEIRPADEYRMELNYISMQEAELLVGKKDVYFFDVNTLELWAQGFIPGAVHFFTENWKELLPKDKNAQMIFYCANRLCNASEIAAYSVMQMGYTNVRQMPDGIFGWRMSGRPTEKP, from the coding sequence ATGAGAGAGGCACACACCATGCGTTACCCCATTGCAGCTGCCACGGCCCTGTCCCTGCTGATGGCTGCCCCGGTTTTGGCCGGCGGCGCCGACGAGATTCGGCCGGCAGATGAATATCGTATGGAACTGAATTACATCAGCATGCAGGAAGCAGAGCTGCTGGTAGGCAAAAAGGATGTCTACTTCTTCGATGTGAACACCCTGGAGCTCTGGGCTCAGGGGTTCATTCCCGGGGCGGTGCACTTCTTCACCGAGAACTGGAAGGAGCTGCTGCCCAAGGACAAGAACGCCCAGATGATTTTTTACTGCGCCAACCGCCTGTGCAACGCCAGCGAGATCGCGGCCTATTCGGTGATGCAGATGGGCTACACCAACGTCCGCCAGATGCCAGACGGCATCTTCGGATGGCGGATGTCAGGGCGCCCAACCGAGAAGCCCTGA
- the nrfE gene encoding heme lyase NrfEFG subunit NrfE, with protein sequence MIPEIGHFLLILATATSLLTGLFLLLWGRSAELYLNHFVRPLAQLSASLALGATAILVYSFLTDDFSVAYVANHSNSHLAWYFKVAALWGGHEGSMLFWALGLTLVTSVVAARPHHPHRFASRTASVLALLSFGFLLFILLTSNPFDRLLPAVPIEGRDLNPMLQDIGLILHPPMVFGGYVALAVLFSGAVTALGQGHIKGAELAWLRRWNLLAWFMLTLGNLFGSWWAYNELGWGGWWFWDPVENASFIPWLLSTALLHTLYLTRTQKAMVLTSLVLCLGGFIVSLIGTFLVRSGIIQSVHAFASDPQRGSGVLILLLATALPALALLAWQAPVMARGQALNGQSRHWLVMVGSLLLVVAALSVLLGTCYPFIYAALDLGSISVGAPYFNTVFIPMVLLAALLLGWVLLPPATTTGVRVVLLLLCTGGATALTLYASSNRPDWMWMGLMSASWLALSLLLCGYHHWQQSRFNLFLAPWLAHLGVAVFVLGATVLTHYEEAVMVRMGPGNGRALAGYTAVYEQTLNVQQRNYQASEAVIRLDDEGKQALTYIRPQRRTYLDDRSEVSIAGVYHSPLSDLYISMGPAINDDQFLVRISHKPWVRLLWIGGLLTAFGGLLAWRRSRTTHYQEYNG encoded by the coding sequence GTGATCCCCGAGATAGGCCACTTTCTACTGATACTGGCAACTGCGACCTCTTTACTGACAGGTCTGTTCCTGCTGCTTTGGGGACGATCCGCTGAGCTCTATCTCAATCACTTTGTCCGCCCCCTGGCTCAGTTGAGCGCCTCGCTGGCTTTGGGTGCGACGGCCATTCTGGTATACAGCTTCCTGACCGATGACTTCTCCGTTGCCTATGTAGCCAACCACTCCAACAGCCATCTGGCCTGGTATTTCAAGGTTGCCGCGCTCTGGGGCGGGCATGAGGGCTCCATGCTGTTCTGGGCCCTGGGACTGACCCTGGTCACCTCGGTGGTGGCCGCGCGCCCCCATCACCCGCACCGTTTCGCCAGTCGCACTGCGTCGGTGCTGGCGCTGTTGAGCTTTGGTTTCCTGCTGTTTATCCTGCTCACTTCCAACCCCTTCGATCGGCTGCTGCCCGCAGTGCCCATCGAAGGAAGGGACCTCAACCCCATGCTGCAGGACATAGGCCTGATTCTGCATCCACCCATGGTGTTTGGCGGCTACGTGGCGCTGGCTGTGCTCTTCTCAGGAGCCGTGACCGCCTTGGGCCAAGGCCATATCAAAGGCGCCGAGTTGGCATGGCTGCGGCGCTGGAATCTACTGGCGTGGTTTATGCTCACCCTGGGCAATCTGTTTGGCTCCTGGTGGGCCTACAACGAATTGGGCTGGGGAGGCTGGTGGTTCTGGGACCCGGTAGAGAATGCCTCTTTTATCCCCTGGCTGCTCAGTACCGCTCTGCTGCATACCCTGTATCTGACCCGCACCCAGAAGGCCATGGTGCTGACCTCACTGGTTCTCTGCCTGGGCGGTTTTATTGTCAGCCTGATAGGCACCTTCCTGGTTCGCTCCGGCATCATTCAATCAGTACACGCCTTTGCCTCGGACCCCCAAAGGGGAAGCGGGGTACTGATTCTGCTGCTGGCCACCGCCCTGCCCGCCCTGGCCCTGCTGGCCTGGCAAGCCCCAGTCATGGCTCGAGGCCAGGCCCTCAATGGCCAGAGTCGTCACTGGCTGGTGATGGTCGGCTCCCTGCTGCTGGTGGTCGCTGCCCTCTCTGTGCTGCTGGGCACCTGTTACCCCTTTATCTATGCCGCCCTGGATCTGGGCAGCATCTCTGTGGGTGCCCCCTACTTCAATACGGTATTTATCCCCATGGTGTTGCTGGCAGCCCTGCTGCTGGGTTGGGTGCTCCTGCCGCCCGCGACCACCACGGGTGTGCGGGTAGTCCTGCTGCTGCTGTGCACCGGCGGCGCCACGGCTCTGACCCTGTATGCCAGCAGCAACCGCCCGGACTGGATGTGGATGGGACTGATGTCCGCCTCCTGGCTGGCCCTCTCCCTGCTCCTCTGCGGCTATCACCATTGGCAACAGTCCAGATTCAACCTCTTCCTGGCCCCCTGGCTCGCCCACCTTGGGGTGGCCGTCTTTGTGTTGGGGGCAACGGTACTCACCCATTACGAAGAGGCGGTCATGGTGCGCATGGGCCCGGGCAACGGCCGGGCCCTGGCCGGCTACACCGCAGTGTACGAGCAGACCCTAAACGTACAGCAACGCAACTACCAGGCAAGTGAGGCGGTCATCCGGCTTGATGACGAAGGTAAGCAAGCACTCACATACATCAGGCCGCAGAGACGCACCTATCTGGACGATCGCAGTGAGGTTTCCATCGCCGGGGTGTACCACTCCCCTCTGTCCGATCTCTACATCTCCATGGGTCCGGCCATCAACGACGACCAGTTTCTGGTGCGAATCAGCCACAAACCCTGGGTTCGGCTGCTTTGGATAGGCGGCTTACTGACCGCATTCGGCGGTCTGCTGGCCTGGCGACGCAGCCGCACCACCCACTATCAGGAGTACAACGGATGA
- a CDS encoding prolyl-tRNA synthetase associated domain-containing protein: MNIEVFLQQHLIEFERFEHPPLENCTEADRLKLHRPGQRLKNLFLRDNYGRRHFLLITRADKAVDLKQLSRDLKISRLGFASAERMQKFLGVSPGHVSLLALINDPEHQVELWFDADICNGQAFQCHPLVNTVTLVLSEANVERFLNLVGHRPKILDIPEVGGQKV, from the coding sequence ATGAATATTGAGGTATTTCTGCAGCAACACCTCATCGAGTTTGAGCGCTTTGAGCATCCCCCACTTGAGAACTGCACCGAAGCAGACAGGCTGAAACTGCATCGGCCGGGTCAGCGCCTGAAGAATCTGTTTCTAAGAGATAACTATGGACGGCGCCACTTCCTTTTGATCACCCGGGCAGATAAGGCTGTGGATCTCAAACAACTCTCGAGGGACCTGAAGATCAGCCGCCTGGGTTTTGCCTCTGCAGAGCGTATGCAGAAGTTCTTGGGGGTATCGCCAGGGCATGTGTCTTTGCTGGCCCTGATTAATGACCCTGAACACCAGGTGGAACTGTGGTTTGATGCGGATATCTGCAACGGGCAGGCGTTTCAGTGCCACCCACTGGTGAATACGGTGACCCTGGTGTTGTCCGAAGCCAACGTAGAGCGCTTCCTGAACCTGGTAGGTCACAGGCCTAAAATCCTTGATATTCCGGAAGTTGGTGGTCAAAAGGTTTAA
- a CDS encoding glutathione S-transferase family protein: MITLYGFPRTRSLRISWLLEELGLEWHYSLVNFNKGEHRSPDYLAVNPAGKVPALTDGELTLLESGAICLHLAEKYGSHWLPQPGTDDAARHHQLLLFTLCELEQPLWTIGKHKFALPEERRVPAVIDTAVWEFARAVSLMEPWVPEQGYLLGKNPTVADILLAHTLNWAHGFKVPLPDKLENYRLRLSQRPAMGRALQRELEALPDQQ, translated from the coding sequence ATGATCACCCTCTATGGTTTTCCCCGCACCCGCTCACTGAGAATCTCCTGGCTGCTGGAAGAGCTGGGGCTGGAGTGGCACTACTCCCTGGTGAACTTCAACAAAGGGGAACACCGCAGTCCCGACTATCTGGCAGTAAACCCCGCAGGCAAAGTACCCGCGCTTACCGATGGCGAACTGACTCTGCTGGAGTCCGGCGCCATCTGCCTGCACCTGGCAGAGAAGTATGGCAGCCACTGGCTCCCTCAGCCTGGCACAGACGACGCGGCCCGGCATCATCAATTGCTGCTCTTTACCCTGTGTGAGCTGGAACAACCGCTTTGGACCATAGGTAAGCACAAATTTGCCCTGCCCGAAGAGCGGCGGGTCCCCGCGGTAATCGACACCGCTGTCTGGGAGTTTGCCCGTGCCGTCTCGCTGATGGAGCCCTGGGTACCAGAGCAGGGCTACCTGTTGGGGAAAAACCCCACCGTGGCCGACATTCTGCTGGCCCACACCCTCAACTGGGCTCACGGTTTTAAGGTGCCCTTGCCGGATAAGCTCGAAAATTACCGCTTAAGACTGTCTCAGAGACCCGCCATGGGCCGTGCACTGCAGCGTGAATTGGAGGCCCTTCCCGACCAGCAGTGA